The Sphingomonas sp. genome contains a region encoding:
- a CDS encoding 2Fe-2S iron-sulfur cluster-binding protein — protein MIRVRFEAASGAVQEVEAQPGARLLEVAQNAGQPLEGTCEGQMACSTCHVIVSAADFERLPPASEAEEDMLDLAMGAVRTSRLACQILLTDALNGLTVRMPSAHRDMQGR, from the coding sequence ATGATCCGGGTGCGGTTCGAGGCGGCGAGCGGTGCGGTCCAGGAAGTGGAGGCGCAGCCGGGCGCGCGGCTGCTGGAAGTCGCGCAGAATGCCGGTCAGCCGCTGGAAGGAACGTGCGAGGGGCAGATGGCGTGCTCCACGTGCCATGTCATCGTCTCGGCGGCTGATTTCGAACGGCTGCCGCCGGCGAGCGAAGCCGAGGAGGACATGCTGGATCTGGCGATGGGTGCAGTGCGGACCAGCCGGCTCGCCTGTCAGATCCTGCTCACCGACGCGCTGAACGGGCTGACCGTGCGCATGCCGAGCGCGCATCGGGACATGCAGGGGCGGTGA